From Lycorma delicatula isolate Av1 chromosome 13, ASM4794821v1, whole genome shotgun sequence, a single genomic window includes:
- the LOC142334064 gene encoding zinc finger BED domain-containing protein 5-like, with product MSEAKKKKRQYSVEYIKYGFIENSTNSSLPLRLLCSKTFTNEAMKPSRLQDHLNKMHPDKKDKNVAYFKDLEKKDNAQPSVSKLFSMAAEQDDDGLRVSYNISLLIAQTGKPHTIGERLILPAIKEVITTVPHKPAADIIRKIPLSNSFVQRRIDETAENIEKSLYNHLKTSKFSIRLDESTLPTNEALLLSYVRFIKDEKICRELLFDRNLETDTKGETVFKTLEKFCDE from the coding sequence ATGTCGGAAGCAAAAAAGAAGAAACGGCAATACAgtgtagaatatattaaatatggatTCATAGAAAATTCGACAAACTCATCTTTGCCTTTGCGCCTTCTTTGttcaaaaacatttacaaacGAAGCGATGAAGCCTTCAAGACTTCAAGATCATTTGAATAAAATGCATCCGGATAAGAAGGACAAAAATGTAGCATATTTTAAAGATCTGGAAAAGAAGGATAATGCTCAGCCAAGTGTATCGAAACTTTTTTCGATGGCTGCTGAGCAAGACGATGACGGACTTCGAGTTTCATACAATATCTCTCTGTTAATTGCTCAAACAGGTAAACCACACACCATCGGAGAAAGGTTAATTTTGCCGGCGATAAAAGAAGTTATAACTACTGTGCCCCATAAACCGGCGGCAGATATAATTCGAAAAATTCCTTTGAGCAATAGTTTTGTCCAAAGACGAATCGATGAAACGGCTGAAAACATTGAAAAGTCATTGTACAATCATCTGAAGACTAGTAAATTTTCAATTCGGTTGGACGAGTCCACTTTACCGACTAATGAAGCATTGTTGTTGTCTTACGTGAgatttattaaagatgaaaaaatatgtcGAGAACTTTTATTTGATAGAAATTTAGAGACAGACACGAAAGGAGAAACCGTATTTAAAACACTGGAAAAGTTTTGTGATGAATAA